From Bdellovibrio sp. KM01:
TCTTAACGAAGGGGCTTTAATATATGGCGGTTGAGGTTTCAAATACAGATAAAGTATGGCTGATTAAATCCTCAACCAGGATCCTGGGGCCATTCTCTGTTGATGAAGTCGCAACGCTGCTGAAATCCCGTCAAGTATCGATCATCGATGAAATTCGTCTGCCTTCAGGTCGTTGGAGTTATATCCGCGAGAATCAACGGTTCATGGATATCGTGCGCAGCATTCGTGAAGAGCAGGATAATGCCCCTGAAAACACGATGACTCAGTCCATTCCGCACAACACGACGTTCACTAAAACTGAACCGACAGTTGATCCGGATGAACAAACACTGACTCCGGTTCCAAATCATTCTCCACAAATGAAAGATGTTTCATTTGCTTCTGAACGAGCCGTGAATAAATCCGCGATACCTGCATCAGGTGTCAGTTATGGAACTTCCAACGATGCTCGAGTTCAGAATAAAATCCGCCAGCAGAGCAACGTTCTTCGCTGGGCCGTGATGGGTGTGGCCGCGATTGCGGTTCTGGCAATCTATGTGACTTTGGGTCATCGCGATTCCACTCACAATGTAAATTACGATGAACTGATTTCCCGTGCGATTCGCTATAAGAGCGTGGGTCTTTACGATAAATCTTTGCAAGCCTATAAAGCCGCAAGCTCTATTAAAGAACCGGATTTAGATACCCAGATTCAAATGGCTCCGGTTCTTATTTCTGAAGACCGTCAAACTTTGCAGGGCCGTCGTATTTTGGAAAAAGCCATCGTCCAGGAAAACCGTCAGCGTTCAGAGCTGGTGGATGCTTATCTGGGAATTGCTGTTTCTTATATGATGGATGGTGATTTGAAAGAGGCCGAAAACACGTTACAAAAAGCCATCGGTCACGAGCCCTTTAATATTTCGGCTCGGTTGAACTTGGCCATCGTGGAAATGAAAAAAGGGAACTACAAAGAAGCCATGCACAAGTTTGAGCATGTACTTTCCAAAGATCCCACGAACGTGATGGCGTTATATGGTCGCTCCATGGCGGCCATGGAAGTCGCAAAAACTTCATCTGATTTAAGCTTCTTAAAACCATTGGTAAGTGATCTGCAAACTGTACTTAAGAAAACAAACTTGCTTCGTCAGGAGTTGAGTCTGTTCTTGATCTACTCTTACAACTTGCTGGGTGACGTGGATGCCATGAACCAGGCGATTGTGAAGTTCTTAAATGAAACTCCGGGGGTTTCTAATTTGTACACTCACTCTTTAAGCGTCGATTGGCGTTTTACTCAGTGGGACTACCTGGAAAAGTATTGCTCTGAAGTTTACAACAAAAGCGTACCTTCGGCAGAACTTAAAGCAGTTCGTGCGTTGTGTTTGATGGAAGTGAATCGCGATACGGATGCCGATAAACTTTTGCGTGAAGCGGTCTCCGAAGGACCTAAAGATCCTTATGTTCTTGCTGCTCAGGCCGCTTATTTGAAAAAAACGGGTCGTGCACCTGAGGCTTTGGCTGTTTTAAAAATGCCTGAAGTGATGAGCTTGCCAGTTCGTGATCGTCTTGTGGGTGATATCTGTATGTCCACTCATGACGTGAACTGTGCTCAAGCGGCCTTCACGAAAATGTACGAAAGAAATAACACCAGTGCGGCGGCTTTATACGGCTTGGCCTGGGTCGTGATTAAACGTAAAGACCGGAACTCTGCTTACAATTACGTGCGGGCCGGGTTGCAATCTGAACCAACGTTCATACCTCTGTTAGAGATGAGGGATCAACTGGAGGCTGATTAATGAATCAGCCTTTTGTGCTTTTCATACTTAGTGCTTTGGTAATCGTCAGTGGTTGCACGAAGACTCCGGGCTATCACCGCGAAGAATATAAAACGATTAAATTTGAAGACGTTCCGCCAGATTTGAAAATTCCCACTAAAGCTTGGGACATGCTTTCTTTTAAAGCTGTCGAAAGTGCGCACGGGGAACATGCGGCAGCAGGTGGTGAAGGTGGCCATGGTGGCGGCGAAGGCGAAGGAAAAAAAGAATCCGGAAGCAAAGAGATCGTATTTGCCGATGTTTCAGTTTTCTTAGTGGATAAAAATCCTGGAATTCTTAAAGACGAAGCTTTGAAGTTTGAATTGCCTCGCGGCGGTGGTGAAATTGATTTGTCTCAGTATTTAAACAACCGCCAAGGCTCTTTTTATGTGGGCTTTGAATTTCCCTCGTTCACCGAAGCTAAGCAAAGCAAGGTTTTATTCGTCAGCCATGCTCGTAAGCGCAAATTAGGTGATTCAGTTTATGGTGCCGGTTGTAATCAAATTTTGGATATTACGACAAAGTTTAATCTGGCGATGCAAGGTGAGGGCCTTAAGGTCAACACCACTCGCGAAAGACATATCAGCGTTCTCGGTGGAACTTTCTTGTTCTCTGCTGAAAAAGGCGACACGATCTATGTGGCACAGGTTTCCTTTGTGGATCCTGAGCATGCAAATCTTTTCTGCGAGGCA
This genomic window contains:
- a CDS encoding lipopolysaccharide assembly protein LapB; its protein translation is MAVEVSNTDKVWLIKSSTRILGPFSVDEVATLLKSRQVSIIDEIRLPSGRWSYIRENQRFMDIVRSIREEQDNAPENTMTQSIPHNTTFTKTEPTVDPDEQTLTPVPNHSPQMKDVSFASERAVNKSAIPASGVSYGTSNDARVQNKIRQQSNVLRWAVMGVAAIAVLAIYVTLGHRDSTHNVNYDELISRAIRYKSVGLYDKSLQAYKAASSIKEPDLDTQIQMAPVLISEDRQTLQGRRILEKAIVQENRQRSELVDAYLGIAVSYMMDGDLKEAENTLQKAIGHEPFNISARLNLAIVEMKKGNYKEAMHKFEHVLSKDPTNVMALYGRSMAAMEVAKTSSDLSFLKPLVSDLQTVLKKTNLLRQELSLFLIYSYNLLGDVDAMNQAIVKFLNETPGVSNLYTHSLSVDWRFTQWDYLEKYCSEVYNKSVPSAELKAVRALCLMEVNRDTDADKLLREAVSEGPKDPYVLAAQAAYLKKTGRAPEALAVLKMPEVMSLPVRDRLVGDICMSTHDVNCAQAAFTKMYERNNTSAAALYGLAWVVIKRKDRNSAYNYVRAGLQSEPTFIPLLEMRDQLEAD